From Etheostoma cragini isolate CJK2018 chromosome 1, CSU_Ecrag_1.0, whole genome shotgun sequence, a single genomic window includes:
- the LOC117944065 gene encoding NAD(P) transhydrogenase, mitochondrial-like: MSTLLRCISSSSVVLFQRGVHQRIPARRHFRTFPVLWDQKASRGVLYKDLVVGVPKETLQNERRVALSPAGVEALVKQGFNVQVESGAGEESKFSDQQYKDAGATITDVKGALGSDLVLKVRAPTLTEADLLKPNSTLVSFIYPAQNPGLMEKLSERRSNVLAMDQVPRVTIAQGYDALSSMANIAGYKAVVLASNHFGRFFTGQITAAGKVPPAKVLVIGGGVAGLAAAGAAKSMGAIVRGFDTRPAALEQFKSFGAEPLEVDIKESGDGVGGYAKEMSKEFIEAEMALFAKQCKEVDILISTALIPGKRAPILIKKEFVESMKDGSVVVDLAAEAGGNIETTRPGELHVHKGVTHIGYTDLPSRMATQASTLYSNNVLKLLKAISPDKEYFHYEPKDEFDYGTIDHVIRGTLVMKEGKNIFPSPLPKTAPPAPVKQKTVADLEAEKKAVISPFKRTLTSASAYTAGVSTCLALGIISPNAAFTQMVTTFGLAGIVGYHTVWGVTPALHSPLMSVTNAISGLTAVGGLVLMGGGLTPSTLPEGLALAAAFVSSINIAGGFLITQRMLDMFKRPTDPPEYNYLYLLPGVTFVGGYGASMAAGYNIEQMMYLGSGLCCVGALAGLSAQGTSRLGNTLGMMGVAGGIAATLGALKPSPELLSQMSMAMATGGTLGLTLAKRIEISDLPQLVAAFHSLVGLAAVFTCVAEFMIEYPHLDTHPAASVLKTVAYLGTYIGGVTFSGSLVAYGKLQGILNSAPLHLPGRHMLNAGLMAASMGGMVPFMLSSSYDTGMGCLIGVSGLSTIMGVTLTAAIGGADMPVVITVLNSYSGWALCAEGFLLDNNLMTIVGALIGSSGAILSYIMCVAMNRSLPNVILGGYGTTSTAGGKPMEIVGTHSEVNLDQTIDIIKEANSIIITPGWGLCAAKAQYPIADMVKMLKEQGKTVRFGIHPVAGRMPGQLNVLLAEAGVPYDVVLEMDEINEDFPETDLTLVIGANDTVNSAAQEDPNSIIAGMPVLEVWKSKQVVVMKRTLGVGYAAVDNPIFYKPNTSMLLGDAKKTCDGLQAKIREAFYQ; encoded by the exons ATGTCGACCCTCCTGCGCTGCATCTCCAGctcttctgttgttttgttccaGCGAGGGGTCCACCAGAGGATACCTGCAAGAAGGCATTTCAGGACTTTCCCTGTGTTATGGGACCAAAAGGCCTCTAGAG GTGTGCTCTACAAGGACCTGGTGGTTGGGGTTCCTAAGGAGACACTTCAGAATGAGCGCCGTGTGGCGCTGTCTCCTGCGGGGGTGGAGGCACTGGTCAAACAGGGCTTTAACGTGCAGGTGGAGAGTGGCGCTGGAGAGGAATCCAAGTTCTCTGATCAGCAATACAAAGATGCTGGAGCCACTATCACGGATGTCAAAGGAGCCCTGGGCTCCGACTTGGTCCTTAAG GTTCGAGCCCCCACTTTGACCGAGGCAGACCTCCTAAAGCCTAACTCCACCTTGGTGAGCTTCATCTATCCAGCCCAGAACCCAGGGCTGATGGAGAAGCTGTCAGAGAGGCGGAGCAACGTGCTGGCCATGGACCAGGTGCCCAGAGTCACCATCGCACAGGGCTACGATGCACTCAGCTCCATGGCTAACATTGCTGg gTACAAGGCTGTGGTTTTGGCTTCTAACCACTTTGGCAGGTTCTTTACTGGTCAGATCACAGCTGCAGGAAAAGTACCCCCAGCTAAG GTCCTGGTTATTGGAGGTGGAGTGGCTGGCTTGGCAGCAGCAGGTGCAGCCAAGTCGATGGGAGCCATAGTCAGAGGGTTTGACACAAG GCCAGCAGCCCTGGAGCAGTTCAAATCATTTGGGGCAGAGCCTTTAGAGGTAGACATCAAGGAGTCTGGCGATGGAGTTGGAGGTTATGCCAAAGAGATGTCTAAGGAGTTCATTGAAGCTGAGATGGCCCTTTTCGCCAAACAGTGTAAAGAGGTGGACATTCTCATCAGCACTGCCCTGATTCCAG GGAAGCGAGCTCCCATTCTGATCAAGAAGGAGTTCGTGGAGTCGATGAAGGATGGCTCTGTGGTCGTGGATCTGGCTGCAGAGGCAGGGGGCAACATCGAGACCACCAGGCCTGGGGAGCTGCATGTTCACAAG GGAGTAACACACATTGGCTACACAGACCTGCCCAGCCGCATGGCCACCCAGGCCAGCACTCTGTATTCCAACAACGTACTGAAGCTGCTGAAGGCCATAAGCCCAGACAAGGAATACTTCCACTATGAGCCCAAAGATGAATTTGACTATGGAACAATTGACCATGTCATCCGTGGGACTCTTGTTATGAAG GAGGGCAAGAACATTTTCCCGTCCCCTCTTCCAAAAACAGCCCCCCCAGCCCCAgtgaaacagaaaacagtgGCAGATTTGGAGGCTGAGAAAAAGGCGGTGATCTCTCCCTTCAAACGCACCCTGACCTCTGCTAGCGCCTACACTGCAG GTGTGTCCACCTGTCTGGCTCTGGGAATCATCTCCCCCAACGCAGCCTTCACTCAGATGGTCACCACCTTTGGCTTGGCTGGGATTGTGGGATACCACACTGTGTGGGGCGTGACCCCCGCTCTGCACTCACCCCTCATGTCAGTTACCAACGCCATCTCAG GTCTGACAGCAGTTGGAGGTCTGGTTCTGATGGGTGGAGGTCTCACACCCTCCACCCTTCCCGAGGGTCTCGCTCTAGCTGCAGCCTTCGTTTCCTCCATCAACATTGCTG GTGGTTTCCTGATCACCCAGAGGATGTTGGACATGTTCAAGCGTCCGACTGACCCTCCTGAGTACAACTACTTGTACCTGCTCCCTGGGGTTACCTTTGTTGGGGGATATGGAGCCTCGATGGCTGCTGGGTACAACATTGAGCAG aTGATGTACTTGGGCTCAGGCTTGTGTTGTGTCGGGGCGCTGGCAGGCCTCTCTGCCCAGGGAACCAGCCGCTTGGGAAACACGCTGGGCATGATGGGAGTGGCAGGGGGCATCGCTGCCACGCTCGGTGCCCTCAAACCCTCACCGGAGCTGCTGTCTCAGATGTCTATGGCCATGGCCACTGGGGGGACCCTGG GTCTGACCCTTGCCAAGCGTATTGAAATCTCAGACTTGCCGCAGCTTGTGGCCGCCTTCCACAGCCTTGTGGGGCTGGCAGCTGTTTTCACCTGCGTTGCCGAGTTCATGATTGAGTACCCCCACCTGGACACTCACCCAGCCGCCAGTGTACTCAAGACTGTGGCGTATCTGGGCACCTACATCGGAGGCGTCACCTTCAGTGGTTCACTGGTGGCCTACGGCAAGCTTCAAG GCATCCTGAACTCCGCCCCCCTGCATTTGCCAGGACGACACATGTTGAACGCCGGTCTGATGGCGGCGTCAATGGGAGGCATGGTGCCCTTTATGCTCAGTTCCAGCTATGATACTGGCATGGGGTGTCTAATAGGAGTGTCTGGGCTTTCCACTATCATG GGTGTAACCCTGACAGCAGCCATCGGGGGCGCTGACATGCCTGTGGTCATCACCGTGTTGAACAGCTACTCTGGATGGGCGCTCTGTGCTGAAGGCTTCTTACTAGATAACAATCTGATGACGATTGTCGgagctctgattggctcctCCGGTGCCATCCTCTCCTACATCATGTGTGTG GCTATGAACCGCTCCCTGCCCAATGTGATCCTGGGTGGGTACGGCACCACCTCCACAGCCGGCGGTAAACCCATGGAGATTGTTGGCACTCACAGTGAGGTCAATCTGGACCAGACCATTGACATAATCAAAGAAGCCAACAGCATCATCATCACACCAG GTTGGGGTCTGTGTGCAGCAAAAGCCCAGTACCCAATTGCAGACATGGTGAAGATGCTGAAGGAACAAGGCAAGACCGTCAG GTTTGGCATCCACCCAGTGGCCGGTCGTATGCCCGGCCAGCTGAACGTTCTCTTGGCTGAGGCTGGTGTTCCCTATGATGTGGTCCTGGAAATGGATGAGATCAACGAGGACTTCCCAG AGACAGACTTGACACTGGTGATCGGAGCCAACGACACGGTGAATTCTGCAGCACAAGAAGATCCCAACTCTATAATTGCCGGCATGCCTGTTCTGGAAGTGTGGAAGTCCAAACAG GTGGTAGTGATGAAGCGTACCTTGGGCGTGGGCTACGCTGCAGTAGATAACCCCATCTTCTACAAACCCAACACATCAATGTTGCTGGGAGATGCCAAGAAGACGTGTGATGGCCTGCAAGCGAAGATCAGAGAGGCCTTCTACCAGTAA
- the dtwd1 gene encoding DTW domain-containing protein 1: protein MSSLDQNQRLHPSCRDKTTVSSDSSDTCEPAKQPLQGLKLASHAVLEKAQERGRLKCSKCGGSRMFFCYTCCSLLGVSLQEIPVITLPVKIDIIKHPNETDGKSTAIHAKILAPNDVTIYTYPCIPDYEKDKVVLVFPGPGAVSVQDMMQCLLDMTESRSHGSSHEPCVKRLKSDEVQGATHTAESPESGNPDETKALESRVYPLQRVVFIDSTWNQTNKISTDERLQDLLRVELKMRKTCFWRHQKGKPDTYLATIEAIYYFLNDFHMHCLSREYQGEYDNLLFFYSYLHSVVNKAKTAAGKC from the exons ATGAGCAGCTTGGATCAGAACCAGCGTCTCCATCCCAGTTGCCGTGACAAAACAACAGTCTCTAGTGATTCATCAGACACTTGTGAGCCTGCCAAGCAGCCTCTCCAAGGTCTAAAATTGGCATCGCATGCAGTGCTGGAGAAGGCACAAGAGAGGGGCAGGTTGAAATGCTCAAAATGTGGAGGATCAAGGATGTTCTTCTGCTACACATGCTGCTCATTACTGGGTGTCAGCCTGCAAGAAATCCCCGTAATCACG CTTCCTGTGAAGATAGACATCATCAAGCATCCCAATGAGACGGATGGCAAGAGCACTGCAATCCATGCCAAGATCCTCGCACCCAATGACGTCACCATATACACGTACCCCTGCATACCTGACTACGAAAAGGACAAG GTGGTGTTGGTGTTCCCTGGTCCTGGGGCTGTCTCAGTTCAAGACATGATGCAGTGTTTGCTTGACATGACCGAAAGTAGGTCACATGGCTCCTCTCATGAACCCTGCGTAAAGAGGCTGAAAAGTGACGAAGTTCAAGGCGCCACACACACCGCAGAGAGCCCGGAGTCAGGGAACCCAGATGAAACCAAGGCCTTGGAGTCAAGGGTGTATCCCCTCCAGAGGGTGGTCTTCATTGACAGCACATGGAACCAGACCAACAAGATCAGCACAGATGAGAGGCTGCAAG ATTTGCTCCGGGTAGAGCTGAAGATGAGGAAAACGTGTTTCTGGCGCCATCAGAAGGGCAAACCAGACACCTATCTAGCTACTATCGAggctatttattatttcctcAATGACTTCCACATGCATTGCCTTTCCCGGGAGTACCAAGGAGAATATGATAACCTTCTCTTCTTCTACTCATACCTGCACTCAGTTGTCAACAAAGCTAAGACTGCTGCTGGAAAATGCTGA